The Poseidonibacter lekithochrous region ATGGCAGCACACTGGGATCCATTACAAAACGAAATGATTAAAGGTGCAGGAGGAGAAGAAAAATTAGCTAGGTTCTCTAACTTTATTTCTAATTGTGCACAAGGTTATATTATTGATAAAAAAACAGCTGATAAATATAATATTAAATATATCAATGATTTAAATAAACCAGAAATAGCAAAATTATTTGATGTTGATGGAAATGGAAAAGCTGACTTAACTGGTTGTTCTGCTGGTTGGGGATGTGAGAAAGTTATTGAACATCAATTAGATGCTTATGGTTTAAGAGATAATATCGACCATAGACAAGGTTCATACTCAGCACTTATTGCTGATACAATTGCACAATACAAAACTGGTAAACCAATTTTATATTATACATGGACTCCATATTGGGTAAGTGGGAAGTTAGTTCCAGGTAAAGATGTAGTATTTTTACAAGTAACTCACTCTGCTAATCCAAATACTGCTTCAACAAAACTTCCAAATGGTGCTGATTATGGATTTAATATTAATCACCAAAGAATTGTTGCAAACGCAAGTATTAATACAAAAAATAAAGATATCGCAAAATTATTTGATATTGTTAAATTAAGTGTAAATGACGTAAGTGGTCAAAATATGCTTATGGCAAATGGTCAAAATAAAGAAAAAGATATTCAAAGACATGTTCAGTCATGGTTAAAAACTAACTCAACTAAAGTTGATGCTTGGATTAAAGAAGCAAAAGCTGCTAAATAAAGAGTATTAAAATAAGGGTTTTAAACCCTTATTTTGAAGCTAATTGTGCTAAATCTCTTAATGATTGTTCAAGTGCATTTCTAAATGATTCTACATAATCACCATTTATACTTTTTCTTGTGATTAAATTCATATCAATTTGATTTTCAAGTAAGTTATACCAAAAACCATAACCGTCTGGAACTACTGGACCAAAACCTCCAAGATCAAAATGTTTTGATTCAATTCTACTAGTTGAAAGAAAACTATATGTTAATTGATTATATCCTTCATCATTAAAAAACTCAGGCATTTGTTTTAAGTTTAATTCATCACTAAATTGAATATACATATTTTTTAAAGCAAAGAAATATCTTTCAATACCATTTGAACCAAGGCAGTCTTTAATTCTTTTTGTATGTGCAAGTCCTGCATTAGCCATTAGTACTTTAAGTTCATCTGTATTACTATTTTTATTATCAAAGTTTTCAACAAATTTTAAAACATCCATAGTAATAGGTCTAGAACACTCTGTACGTCCTTTTAAGTATGCTCTTGTTGCTGTTGCTTCATAAGTGCTTCGTAGTTTATTAAAAGTTCTATATTGTGCTAATTGAAGCGCTAAGTGCAAAAATGCATCCGGACTGATTTTCCAGCTTTTAATTGTTTTACTACCAAAATCTTTGAAATATATAATCTCTTGATGAATATCTTCAAGTTTATTTGTATGTTCTTCTTTTATTTTATTTAATTGAGATTTTATTGATTCATTTAAATCCCAAGATAATTGTTCAACTTCTACAGCTTGTGTTGAATTATCTTCTATATATTTATCAATATTATTAAGCTCAGCATTAATGATATTTATAATATTAATCCAAGGACCTGCATCTGCTCCTGTATGTTCTAGATTAAAACCAAAATCACCATTTTTATTAAATATTAATTGTAAGTTTTTATCAAAGTATCTATTGTTTTCATTTGAACCAATAAGACTCATAGCAAAATCATTTAATGTTTTAGAATCTTCGTCAATACATACCATAAATAAAGCATCTTGCAGTACATCAAAGTTTTTATTATTAGTTTCTTCACTGATGATTTCTTCTAATATAATAGCTGCTTCATCTCTGTTTGCTGTTGTAATAAGTCCCATACTTGTATTATTAAGTTCAAGGTCTTTGTTATTCATTAATTCATCTAAAGTATTTACAATTGTATTATATGGGTATCTTTTCCCTTTTTCATCTGTTAAATTTAATTTAAACATATGATTTTTATACATTACAACAATATGACTACTTAGAGTTTTATCTTTTACTATATATTCATCGCAAGTATTTTTTGGGATTTTTGTTGCTTTAAACATCTCTTTATAGGCTGCCATACAAATAGGAGTACCTCGAATCGTTTCAGGCTCAAAAGTTTCATTACAAATACTTTCATAAGTATCCATAAGTTTATTTATAATAACACCTGCGATATTTGTACTTTTATACTCTGCTTTTAGATGACTTGTAATAATTTTTACAAAATAGTTTACATCAATGGCTACTGGTTCTCTTATTTGTAGATACATATCTCTCCATAATGGAGCTAACCAATTTTCATCATTTTCTTTTGAGTATTTTTCAAGTCTTTTATGAAGTATAGGACCTTCATTTTTTAGAAATTTTTCTAAAGTATCT contains the following coding sequences:
- the proX gene encoding glycine betaine/L-proline ABC transporter substrate-binding protein ProX, yielding MINKKWLVSGLASMVLASSLFGAKVTALKTAIAEEGFQMYIVAEILKKMGHEVEVTNDVEYNIAFKTIANNAKSNDVYFMAAHWDPLQNEMIKGAGGEEKLARFSNFISNCAQGYIIDKKTADKYNIKYINDLNKPEIAKLFDVDGNGKADLTGCSAGWGCEKVIEHQLDAYGLRDNIDHRQGSYSALIADTIAQYKTGKPILYYTWTPYWVSGKLVPGKDVVFLQVTHSANPNTASTKLPNGADYGFNINHQRIVANASINTKNKDIAKLFDIVKLSVNDVSGQNMLMANGQNKEKDIQRHVQSWLKTNSTKVDAWIKEAKAAK
- a CDS encoding choline/carnitine O-acyltransferase, translating into MPKTFEYQEQLKPLPMTNLNDARENFLQWIEPLISNNELNNTKDTLEKFLKNEGPILHKRLEKYSKENDENWLAPLWRDMYLQIREPVAIDVNYFVKIITSHLKAEYKSTNIAGVIINKLMDTYESICNETFEPETIRGTPICMAAYKEMFKATKIPKNTCDEYIVKDKTLSSHIVVMYKNHMFKLNLTDEKGKRYPYNTIVNTLDELMNNKDLELNNTSMGLITTANRDEAAIILEEIISEETNNKNFDVLQDALFMVCIDEDSKTLNDFAMSLIGSNENNRYFDKNLQLIFNKNGDFGFNLEHTGADAGPWINIINIINAELNNIDKYIEDNSTQAVEVEQLSWDLNESIKSQLNKIKEEHTNKLEDIHQEIIYFKDFGSKTIKSWKISPDAFLHLALQLAQYRTFNKLRSTYEATATRAYLKGRTECSRPITMDVLKFVENFDNKNSNTDELKVLMANAGLAHTKRIKDCLGSNGIERYFFALKNMYIQFSDELNLKQMPEFFNDEGYNQLTYSFLSTSRIESKHFDLGGFGPVVPDGYGFWYNLLENQIDMNLITRKSINGDYVESFRNALEQSLRDLAQLASK